A region of Acidithiobacillus ferridurans DNA encodes the following proteins:
- a CDS encoding HIT family protein codes for MSTLFSRIINGEIPAQKVLEDDRYLAFLDIRPVRPGHTLVIPKVEHDYIFTLDDATLAGLLPFAKRVVPALEQVTGCKRVGIMVAGLEVPHAHVHLIPMNAIPDLSFANARDTPAAELAAMGDRIRAALRG; via the coding sequence ATGAGCACCCTGTTCAGCCGCATCATCAACGGTGAAATCCCGGCGCAGAAAGTGCTGGAAGACGATCGTTATCTGGCCTTTCTCGATATCCGCCCGGTACGGCCGGGGCATACCCTGGTCATTCCCAAGGTGGAGCACGATTATATTTTTACGCTGGACGACGCAACCCTGGCGGGGCTTCTGCCCTTTGCCAAACGCGTCGTGCCGGCGCTGGAGCAGGTCACCGGCTGCAAGCGGGTCGGGATCATGGTGGCGGGGCTGGAAGTGCCCCATGCCCATGTGCATCTGATCCCGATGAACGCCATCCCGGACCTGAGTTTCGCTAACGCCAGAGATACCCCGGCGGCGGAGCTGGCGGCGATGGGGGATAGGATACGTGCGGCGTTGCGGGGTTAA
- a CDS encoding ComEA family DNA-binding protein gives MRRGKTARQGLWLGLVSLCMMAAGAWAQAAGTGCPVAVDINHADAARLRCLPGIGEKRSAAIIAFREAHGPFPGPASLAAVLGPKMAQTLRARVVVTPVSR, from the coding sequence TTGCGACGGGGGAAAACGGCCCGGCAAGGGTTGTGGCTGGGCTTGGTGTCCTTGTGCATGATGGCCGCGGGCGCGTGGGCGCAGGCCGCCGGGACAGGCTGCCCGGTTGCCGTCGACATCAATCACGCCGATGCGGCCCGGCTGCGCTGCCTGCCGGGCATTGGCGAAAAACGGTCCGCCGCGATCATCGCTTTTCGGGAGGCGCATGGCCCCTTTCCCGGCCCCGCCTCCCTCGCTGCGGTGCTTGGTCCCAAGATGGCGCAGACGCTGCGCGCGAGGGTGGTGGTGACCCCGGTTTCGCGGTGA
- the hemB gene encoding porphobilinogen synthase — translation MNLFNPSSGHQPRRLRRHPAMRRMLREHHLRAADFILPVFLVEGEGVRTEISSMPGVFRHSIDSALQLCAEAVARGVSGVLLFGVLEEHCKDATGSASWDAEGLVQRAIRAIRSGYPQLLIIADACFCEYTAHGHCGVLDAGGDRDDYATLENLQRQAISYAEAGVDVVAPSGMVDGMVMAIREALDAARHPQVSILSYAVKYASAFYGPFRDAADSAPQFGDRKGYQMDPANRREAFREMALDIQEGCDMVMVKPAMAYLDIIRDLRERCDLPVLAYQVSGEYSMLQAAARAGWLDLQSSVLESLLGIKRAGSDAIITYYALAAADWLG, via the coding sequence ATGAACCTGTTCAATCCGTCGTCCGGTCACCAGCCTCGCCGCCTGCGCCGCCATCCGGCCATGCGCCGGATGTTGCGTGAACACCATCTGCGCGCCGCCGATTTCATTCTGCCGGTTTTTCTGGTGGAAGGCGAAGGCGTTCGCACGGAAATCTCTTCCATGCCCGGCGTCTTTCGCCATAGCATCGACTCCGCGCTGCAACTCTGTGCGGAGGCGGTGGCGCGGGGGGTCTCCGGGGTGCTGCTGTTTGGCGTCCTGGAAGAGCACTGCAAGGATGCCACCGGCTCCGCCTCCTGGGACGCGGAGGGGTTGGTGCAACGGGCGATTCGCGCCATCCGCAGCGGATATCCGCAATTGCTGATCATTGCCGACGCCTGCTTTTGCGAATACACCGCCCATGGCCATTGCGGTGTGCTGGATGCGGGCGGTGACCGGGACGATTACGCCACCCTGGAAAACCTGCAGCGGCAGGCCATTTCTTATGCGGAAGCGGGGGTGGATGTCGTCGCCCCTTCGGGCATGGTGGACGGCATGGTGATGGCGATCCGCGAGGCGTTGGACGCAGCGCGGCATCCGCAGGTCAGCATTCTGTCCTATGCGGTCAAATACGCCAGCGCTTTTTATGGACCTTTCCGCGATGCAGCCGACAGCGCGCCCCAGTTCGGGGACCGCAAAGGCTATCAGATGGACCCCGCCAACCGGCGTGAGGCCTTTCGCGAAATGGCGCTGGACATCCAGGAGGGCTGCGACATGGTGATGGTGAAGCCTGCCATGGCGTATCTGGATATCATCCGTGACCTCCGCGAGCGCTGCGACCTGCCGGTGCTGGCGTATCAGGTGTCCGGTGAATACAGCATGCTGCAGGCCGCCGCACGGGCCGGCTGGCTGGATCTGCAGAGCAGTGTCCTGGAGTCCCTGCTCGGCATCAAAAGGGCCGGGAGCGACGCCATCATCACCTATTATGCCCTCGCTGCAGCCGATTGGTTGGGATGA
- the thiE gene encoding thiamine phosphate synthase, producing the protein MAGDNHLISGLYAITDAHLMPEPVFLARAEAALRGGARILQYRDKGDAVTDARRRRMQAGALRELCAQYDALFVVNDDPRLAQAVGAPALHVGAEDAPPAALRAQFGRAILIGVSCYGSVPQAQEAATRGADYVAFGSFFASPSKPQAPMVSVDVLTVARAMIDLPIVAIGGITEANGSALIAAGADALAVISGVFAAEDVEGAARRLTALFSNRKE; encoded by the coding sequence GTGGCCGGAGATAACCATTTGATTTCTGGGCTATATGCCATCACCGACGCGCATCTGATGCCGGAGCCGGTTTTCCTGGCGCGCGCCGAGGCGGCGCTGCGCGGGGGGGCGCGCATCCTGCAATACCGGGATAAGGGCGATGCCGTGACCGACGCGCGGCGACGGCGCATGCAGGCGGGCGCCTTGCGAGAACTATGTGCGCAGTACGACGCCCTGTTCGTCGTCAATGATGATCCCCGGCTGGCACAGGCTGTCGGCGCTCCCGCCCTGCATGTGGGGGCAGAAGATGCGCCCCCGGCGGCATTGCGTGCGCAATTCGGCCGCGCCATACTCATCGGGGTTTCCTGCTATGGATCGGTGCCGCAGGCGCAGGAGGCGGCGACGCGGGGGGCGGACTACGTGGCCTTCGGGTCCTTTTTCGCCTCTCCCAGCAAACCGCAGGCGCCGATGGTCAGTGTGGATGTCCTGACGGTGGCGCGCGCGATGATCGACCTGCCCATTGTCGCCATCGGCGGCATCACGGAGGCCAATGGGTCTGCCTTGATTGCGGCTGGTGCGGATGCCCTGGCGGTAATTTCCGGCGTTTTCGCCGCAGAGGATGTGGAAGGGGCGGCACGACGCCTTACCGCCCTGTTCAGTAACCGTAAGGAGTGA
- the hemL gene encoding glutamate-1-semialdehyde 2,1-aminomutase: protein MTQTSHALFQMAQQCIPGGVNSPVRAFRGVGGDPIFIDHAEGPFVWDVEGKRYLDYVGSWGPMIHGHGHPEVLAAVHAQVNKGLSFGAPTAIEVEMAELVCALVPSIESVRMTSSGTEAVMTAIRLARGYTGRDRIIKFEGNYHGHSDSLLVKAGSGALTLGQPSSAGVPREVSQNTLVLPYNDLPAVEEMMSQFGFDVATIIVEPVAGNMGCVPPEPGFLEGLRAVCDQYGCMLIFDEVMTGFRVAVGGAQALYGVRPDLTTLGKIIGGGLPVGAVGGPREVMEYLAPIGPVYQAGTLSGNPVAMAAGLATLRLLTVPGFHERLAAQTAVLCDGLAERAEAAGVPMQINYVPGMFGWFFAEQPVRGFDAVMAADSQRYARFFHGLLARGVYLAPSAYEAGFLSAAHGDTEIAATLDAAEAVLATLKEDV, encoded by the coding sequence ATGACGCAGACTTCACACGCGCTGTTCCAGATGGCGCAACAGTGCATTCCGGGCGGGGTGAATTCACCGGTCCGGGCCTTTCGCGGTGTGGGCGGTGACCCGATTTTCATCGACCACGCCGAAGGACCCTTCGTCTGGGATGTGGAAGGCAAGCGCTATCTCGATTATGTGGGCTCCTGGGGACCGATGATTCACGGCCACGGCCATCCGGAGGTGCTGGCGGCGGTGCATGCGCAGGTGAACAAGGGGTTGAGCTTTGGTGCGCCCACCGCCATCGAGGTGGAGATGGCGGAACTGGTCTGCGCTCTGGTGCCGAGTATCGAATCGGTGCGCATGACGTCCAGTGGCACCGAGGCGGTGATGACCGCCATTCGTCTGGCGCGCGGTTACACCGGGCGCGACAGGATCATCAAATTCGAGGGCAATTATCACGGTCACAGCGACAGTCTGCTGGTAAAGGCCGGGTCCGGGGCGCTGACCCTGGGGCAGCCTTCCAGCGCCGGGGTTCCGCGCGAGGTCAGTCAGAATACCCTGGTGCTGCCGTATAACGACCTCCCGGCGGTGGAGGAAATGATGTCACAGTTCGGCTTCGATGTGGCCACCATCATTGTCGAGCCGGTGGCTGGCAATATGGGCTGCGTGCCGCCGGAGCCGGGCTTTCTGGAAGGGCTGCGCGCCGTTTGTGATCAATACGGGTGTATGCTGATCTTCGACGAGGTGATGACCGGATTCCGGGTGGCCGTGGGAGGCGCACAGGCGCTCTACGGGGTACGGCCCGACCTGACCACGCTGGGCAAGATCATCGGCGGCGGTCTGCCGGTGGGTGCCGTCGGCGGTCCACGGGAAGTGATGGAATATCTGGCACCCATCGGACCGGTATATCAGGCAGGGACACTATCTGGCAATCCGGTGGCCATGGCCGCCGGACTGGCGACCCTGCGGCTGCTGACGGTGCCGGGTTTCCATGAGCGCCTGGCGGCGCAGACGGCGGTGCTCTGCGACGGCCTGGCCGAGCGGGCGGAAGCCGCGGGCGTGCCGATGCAGATCAATTATGTGCCGGGCATGTTCGGCTGGTTCTTTGCGGAACAGCCGGTGCGCGGTTTTGATGCGGTGATGGCGGCCGACAGCCAACGCTACGCCCGCTTTTTCCACGGCCTGCTGGCGCGCGGGGTGTATCTCGCCCCCAGCGCCTATGAGGCGGGTTTCCTCTCGGCAGCCCATGGTGATACCGAGATCGCCGCCACCCTGGATGCCGCCGAGGCCGTTCTGGCCACTCTCAAGGAGGACGTATGA
- the hemC gene encoding hydroxymethylbilane synthase yields MPHSLRIGTRASPLAVWQAEHVRAALLRLHPGMAVEIITMTTSGDVLLEAPLHALGGKGLFVKEIEDALQQRRVDVAVHSMKDVPALQPDGLEIVAIMAREDVRDAFVSNTFLHPDALPVGARVGSSSLRRRAQLLERYPHLRVDDLRGNVATRLRRLDEGHYDAIILAAAGLKRLGLPDRITHLLDIDCSLPAVGQGAIGIEARRDDGRTRELLAPLADADTQNCVLAERSMNRVLGGDCQLPVAALARWQGPQMLLRGLVATPDGRRVLHAEARGSDPVALGMAVAAALVAQGAAEIIEDVRNP; encoded by the coding sequence ATGCCGCACTCCCTTCGCATTGGTACCCGTGCCAGCCCGCTGGCCGTCTGGCAGGCAGAGCACGTTCGCGCTGCCCTGTTGCGGCTTCACCCGGGGATGGCGGTCGAGATCATCACCATGACCACCAGCGGCGACGTTCTTCTGGAGGCACCCCTGCATGCGCTGGGCGGCAAGGGCCTCTTTGTCAAGGAAATCGAGGATGCCCTGCAGCAGCGGCGGGTGGATGTTGCCGTGCACTCCATGAAGGATGTGCCGGCGCTACAGCCGGATGGTCTGGAAATCGTCGCCATCATGGCCCGGGAGGATGTCCGGGATGCTTTCGTCAGCAATACCTTTCTGCATCCCGACGCCCTGCCGGTGGGTGCACGGGTGGGAAGCTCCAGCCTGCGGCGGCGGGCGCAATTACTGGAGCGCTACCCCCATTTGCGGGTCGATGACCTGCGCGGCAATGTCGCTACGCGCTTGCGTAGGCTGGACGAGGGGCATTATGACGCGATCATTCTCGCCGCTGCGGGCCTCAAGCGCCTTGGTTTGCCAGATCGCATCACCCATCTGCTGGACATCGACTGCTCTCTGCCGGCGGTGGGGCAAGGGGCCATAGGCATCGAGGCGCGCCGCGACGACGGGCGGACCCGGGAACTGCTGGCACCCCTGGCCGATGCCGATACCCAGAACTGCGTGCTGGCGGAACGCAGCATGAATCGGGTGCTGGGCGGGGATTGCCAGCTCCCGGTGGCGGCGCTCGCCCGATGGCAGGGCCCGCAGATGCTCCTGCGCGGGCTGGTCGCCACCCCCGACGGGCGCCGGGTACTGCATGCCGAGGCGAGGGGCAGCGACCCCGTCGCCCTCGGCATGGCCGTCGCTGCGGCCTTGGTCGCGCAAGGGGCGGCAGAGATTATCGAGGATGTCCGGAACCCATGA
- a CDS encoding MFS transporter — protein MNRQRGLPTANVPSVPVADRQRGHALGAAMLGMLLDGYDLSIMAVVLLPLHSAWHLHATETGPLMAMALLGSLLGGLAGGVFTDRFGRRKLLFPNIFLYVIGALVSALSPDVPVLFLGRFLTGLAIGLDYPLVATIVAEYSQSANRGNRFARVNLAWYVGALLSTGVGWVLLFTGDDSWRWMLGSAVVPALALLWLRRGLPESPRWLARNGHTDAARAALARLSPESTPAELGAQLATFQGHRQSWRVLLRKVWLRRLLLSIFPWFCLDVVGLGIGLYFPLVLRSNGLASSNGMAAAINAVFLVISALGILYILSRLDRWGRIPLQSAGFGMMSLGLALFALCSWNGWVAGIYGGAAVYSLGVGIGPGVTVFALAVEIFPTELRASAAGLATGLSRLGAFVSALLFPILEKSWGIPLVLLVMALVSLLGMFTTLIYGVESRQKSLEDLERVDAPVATP, from the coding sequence ATGAACAGACAACGTGGCCTGCCCACCGCAAACGTTCCCTCCGTGCCTGTTGCCGACAGGCAACGCGGCCACGCCTTGGGCGCCGCCATGTTGGGAATGCTGCTCGACGGCTACGACCTCAGCATCATGGCGGTGGTGCTCCTTCCCCTGCACAGCGCCTGGCATCTGCACGCGACCGAGACCGGGCCGCTCATGGCCATGGCGTTACTCGGGTCTTTGCTGGGAGGCTTGGCGGGCGGCGTCTTCACCGACCGGTTCGGCCGCCGCAAGCTGCTGTTCCCAAACATATTCCTCTACGTCATCGGGGCCCTGGTCAGCGCCCTCAGCCCGGATGTCCCCGTGCTTTTTCTGGGCCGCTTTCTGACCGGGCTGGCCATCGGCCTCGACTATCCGCTGGTGGCCACCATCGTTGCGGAATACAGCCAGTCCGCCAATCGGGGAAATCGTTTCGCCCGGGTAAATCTGGCCTGGTATGTCGGCGCCCTGCTCTCCACCGGCGTCGGCTGGGTCCTGTTGTTTACTGGCGATGACTCCTGGCGCTGGATGCTGGGGAGTGCAGTGGTCCCCGCACTTGCCCTGCTCTGGTTGCGGCGCGGCCTGCCGGAGTCACCGCGCTGGCTGGCGCGAAACGGGCATACCGACGCGGCCCGCGCGGCCCTGGCCCGGCTGTCCCCCGAGAGCACACCCGCCGAACTCGGCGCACAGTTGGCGACTTTTCAGGGGCATCGCCAGTCGTGGCGGGTGCTGCTGCGTAAAGTCTGGTTGCGTCGGCTGCTGCTCAGCATCTTCCCCTGGTTCTGTCTGGATGTGGTGGGCCTGGGCATTGGCCTGTATTTTCCCCTGGTGTTGCGCAGCAACGGCCTCGCCAGCAGTAACGGAATGGCCGCCGCCATCAACGCCGTCTTTCTGGTGATCTCCGCCCTGGGCATTCTCTATATTCTCTCCCGCCTCGACCGCTGGGGCCGGATCCCCCTGCAAAGCGCCGGGTTCGGCATGATGTCTCTCGGCCTGGCGCTGTTCGCGCTGTGCTCCTGGAATGGCTGGGTTGCCGGGATTTATGGGGGTGCCGCGGTCTATTCCTTGGGGGTGGGCATCGGTCCGGGAGTGACGGTTTTCGCGCTGGCCGTAGAAATTTTTCCGACGGAATTGCGTGCCAGCGCGGCGGGGCTGGCAACGGGACTTTCCCGCCTGGGGGCCTTCGTTTCGGCGCTGTTGTTTCCGATTTTGGAGAAAAGCTGGGGCATACCGCTGGTGCTGCTGGTCATGGCCCTGGTGTCCCTGCTCGGCATGTTCACCACCCTCATCTATGGGGTGGAATCGCGGCAGAAAAGCCTGGAAGATTTGGAACGCGTGGATGCGCCGGTGGCAACGCCCTGA
- a CDS encoding SDR family oxidoreductase → MMGAVVITGAGSGIGRALALAYAEPGRVVLLLGRRRTALQETAVQVCARGARAELQTVDVCDGAALDRIAADFARDFGPVAVLIANAGISHGTLTAEPADRTVFAEIVATNLIGVETTCGAFLPYLAPQARIVGIASVAGFRGLPGAAAYSASKAGAIAYLESLRLELRDRGIRVCSIAPGYVATPMTAENHYPMPWLMPVDQAAAKMRRAIDRGRPWCVLPWQMAVLGTLLRHLPIAIYDPIFARVAGKQRRTGDDAAES, encoded by the coding sequence ATGATGGGCGCGGTAGTGATCACCGGGGCGGGTAGCGGCATTGGCCGGGCGCTGGCGCTGGCCTATGCGGAGCCGGGGCGAGTGGTCCTGCTCCTCGGGCGTCGCCGGACGGCTTTGCAGGAAACGGCCGTTCAGGTGTGCGCGCGGGGTGCGCGGGCGGAGTTGCAAACGGTCGATGTCTGCGACGGCGCCGCCCTCGACCGGATTGCAGCGGATTTTGCCAGAGACTTCGGACCCGTCGCCGTGCTGATCGCCAACGCGGGCATCAGTCACGGCACGCTGACGGCGGAACCGGCGGATCGCACCGTTTTCGCTGAAATCGTGGCCACCAATCTGATCGGAGTAGAGACGACCTGCGGCGCCTTCCTGCCCTATCTGGCGCCACAGGCGCGGATTGTGGGCATCGCCAGCGTCGCCGGTTTTCGCGGACTGCCGGGTGCGGCGGCGTATTCAGCGTCCAAGGCGGGAGCGATAGCCTACCTGGAGAGCCTGCGCCTGGAACTGCGAGATCGCGGCATCCGCGTGTGCAGCATCGCCCCCGGCTATGTGGCCACGCCCATGACCGCGGAAAATCACTACCCGATGCCCTGGTTGATGCCGGTGGACCAGGCTGCGGCGAAAATGCGGCGAGCCATCGACCGGGGTCGGCCATGGTGCGTTCTGCCTTGGCAGATGGCGGTGCTGGGCACCCTCCTGCGGCATCTGCCCATAGCCATCTATGACCCGATTTTTGCCAGGGTAGCGGGAAAACAGCGGAGGACGGGCGATGACGCGGCGGAATCCTGA
- a CDS encoding TonB family protein → MMRVLRLRPEDLDTLFPWVLLSVAINMLVWLLLLGGLDGLPPQKTPVSSLVEISLMPSLLHPRMTSPARPAPRGPDGDLPVSRERAPATVPAAARAIALNAYLKDWEGRIMALAQKRLLGGSHPDVPQGRVVVAVTIAPDGRLLAIEMQQGSRNAALVHAVDTIIRQAAPFPPLPAIWQSPPTPLRIVRTWSFE, encoded by the coding sequence ATGATGCGCGTCCTGCGTTTGCGGCCGGAAGACCTCGATACCCTGTTCCCCTGGGTCTTGCTCTCCGTGGCCATCAATATGCTGGTCTGGCTGTTGCTGCTGGGCGGGCTGGATGGGTTGCCGCCGCAAAAAACGCCCGTCAGTTCGCTGGTGGAAATTTCCCTGATGCCGAGCCTGCTCCATCCCCGAATGACCTCCCCCGCGAGGCCCGCGCCGCGCGGTCCGGACGGCGATCTTCCCGTCAGCCGGGAGCGTGCGCCGGCAACGGTACCAGCGGCAGCGCGGGCAATCGCACTGAATGCCTATCTGAAGGACTGGGAAGGCCGGATCATGGCGTTGGCCCAGAAACGTCTCCTCGGAGGAAGTCATCCCGACGTACCTCAGGGGCGTGTCGTCGTCGCCGTCACCATCGCCCCCGACGGGCGGCTGCTGGCGATCGAGATGCAGCAGGGATCGCGGAATGCCGCGCTGGTACATGCCGTCGATACGATCATCCGCCAGGCGGCCCCCTTTCCACCCCTGCCCGCCATCTGGCAATCCCCACCCACGCCGCTGCGTATCGTGCGCACCTGGAGCTTCGAATAG
- the dnaA gene encoding chromosomal replication initiator protein DnaA, producing MSSHPAPSALHNGDALWAALCVQLQEQTTAQQFNTWLRPLRGELHGNELRLFAPNTFVMEWVRERLMDLLEAVLAELAPGMLLRLELSPDQGLSPVPAGPATPSAPSTTEPRNGNRLNPGFSFQSYVEGKSNQLAVAAARQVVENPGKSYNPLYIYGGVGLGKTHLMQAVGNAILQRNTDAKVLYVSSEGFIMDMVRSLQHNTINDFKQRYRKLDALLIDDIQFFAGKDRTQEEFFHTFNALFDGGRQIIITCDRYPKEVDRLEERLQSRFGWGLTVAIQPHDLETRMAIVLCKAEESGVDLPEEVAFFIAEKIRSHVRELEGALRRVVAHVNFTHKPYNLDTAREALRDLIDVQKRMVSLDNIQKVVAEYFHIRGSDMQSKRRSRNIARPRQVAMCLTKELTNHSLPEIGEAFGGRDHTTVLHACRQIDKLRLEDAQMDEDYRNLLRILGA from the coding sequence ATGAGCAGTCATCCAGCGCCATCCGCGCTGCACAATGGAGATGCCCTATGGGCAGCGCTGTGCGTGCAGTTGCAAGAACAGACCACCGCCCAGCAGTTCAACACCTGGCTGCGCCCTCTTCGTGGCGAGCTGCATGGTAACGAATTGCGCCTGTTCGCACCCAATACCTTCGTCATGGAGTGGGTGCGGGAAAGGCTGATGGACCTGCTGGAAGCGGTGCTTGCCGAGCTTGCGCCAGGGATGCTGCTGCGCCTGGAACTCAGCCCCGACCAGGGGCTGTCGCCGGTCCCGGCGGGACCGGCGACGCCGTCCGCCCCTTCCACCACCGAGCCGCGCAACGGCAACCGGCTCAACCCCGGATTTTCCTTTCAGTCCTACGTCGAGGGCAAATCCAATCAACTCGCTGTAGCGGCTGCCCGACAAGTCGTAGAAAATCCGGGAAAATCCTACAACCCCCTGTATATCTATGGCGGCGTCGGACTGGGCAAAACCCATCTCATGCAAGCGGTGGGCAACGCCATCCTCCAGCGCAATACCGACGCCAAGGTGCTCTACGTGAGTTCAGAAGGCTTCATCATGGACATGGTGCGCTCCCTGCAACATAACACCATCAACGACTTCAAGCAGCGCTACCGCAAGCTGGACGCGCTGCTCATCGACGACATCCAGTTTTTTGCGGGCAAGGATCGCACCCAGGAAGAGTTTTTCCACACCTTCAACGCCCTCTTTGACGGCGGCCGGCAGATCATCATCACCTGCGACCGCTATCCCAAAGAGGTGGACCGGCTGGAAGAGCGCCTGCAATCGCGCTTCGGCTGGGGACTGACGGTCGCCATCCAGCCCCACGATCTGGAAACCCGCATGGCCATCGTTCTTTGCAAGGCGGAAGAAAGCGGTGTCGATTTACCGGAGGAAGTGGCCTTCTTCATCGCCGAGAAAATCCGCTCCCATGTCCGCGAACTGGAAGGCGCGCTGCGCAGGGTCGTCGCCCATGTCAACTTCACCCACAAGCCTTACAACCTGGATACCGCCCGCGAGGCCCTGCGCGACCTGATCGACGTACAGAAACGCATGGTCAGCCTCGACAACATCCAGAAAGTCGTAGCCGAGTATTTTCACATTCGCGGCTCCGATATGCAGTCCAAGCGGCGCAGCCGCAACATTGCCCGTCCCCGGCAGGTAGCCATGTGCCTCACCAAGGAACTCACCAACCACAGTCTGCCGGAAATCGGCGAGGCCTTTGGTGGACGCGACCACACCACCGTCCTCCATGCCTGCCGCCAGATCGACAAACTCCGTCTGGAAGATGCTCAGATGGACGAAGATTACCGAAACCTGTTGCGGATTCTTGGCGCATGA
- a CDS encoding uroporphyrinogen-III synthase: MNSTILRGKGIVVTRPRAQAGEMLTLLEAQGARAILFPAVEIEAPENWQSLDDALHRLVAYDWVIFSSRNAVAFALSRLQSRNLSWPVGPRIAAVGRETAKALREFGLQVDLVPRRFSSEGLLESPELLDVRGQRIALFAGDQGRELLEKTLDERGAITDQVLCYRRRLPGTNPTPLLHAWARGELDAVTVTSPEIFNNFYQMVGGLGQRWLKNTPIIAISPLTAEAVTTVGLPAPWIAPEASTAGMLAALTVWAQGLAPAP, encoded by the coding sequence ATGAACAGCACCATCCTGCGAGGCAAGGGCATCGTGGTTACCCGGCCGCGCGCGCAGGCCGGCGAGATGCTGACCTTGTTGGAGGCGCAAGGCGCGCGCGCCATACTGTTTCCCGCCGTAGAGATCGAGGCGCCGGAGAACTGGCAGTCCCTGGATGACGCCTTGCATCGGCTTGTGGCCTATGACTGGGTGATTTTTTCCAGCCGTAATGCCGTCGCCTTCGCCCTCAGTCGCCTGCAGAGCCGCAACCTGTCCTGGCCGGTGGGGCCGCGCATTGCGGCGGTGGGACGGGAGACCGCCAAGGCGTTGCGTGAGTTTGGTCTGCAGGTCGACCTGGTCCCCCGGCGTTTCAGCTCCGAGGGTTTGCTGGAAAGTCCAGAACTGCTGGACGTGCGTGGGCAGCGCATCGCGCTGTTTGCCGGTGATCAGGGCCGGGAGTTGCTGGAGAAGACCCTGGATGAGCGGGGAGCCATCACCGACCAGGTGCTCTGCTACCGGCGCCGGTTGCCCGGCACCAACCCGACGCCGTTGCTGCATGCCTGGGCGCGTGGCGAGCTGGATGCAGTCACCGTGACCAGCCCGGAGATCTTCAATAATTTCTATCAGATGGTGGGGGGGCTGGGGCAACGCTGGTTGAAAAACACGCCCATCATCGCCATCAGCCCCCTCACCGCTGAGGCCGTCACCACGGTCGGTCTGCCCGCCCCATGGATCGCCCCGGAGGCCAGTACGGCTGGCATGCTGGCGGCGCTGACGGTGTGGGCGCAAGGCCTGGCGCCTGCCCCATGA
- the thiD gene encoding bifunctional hydroxymethylpyrimidine kinase/phosphomethylpyrimidine kinase, which yields MESRHPEAVGPLPVVLTIAGSDPSAGAGLQADLLTLASLGVHGCTAVTALTVQDSVNVRGYTPVDPRDTIAQARAVLEDMSVQVIKIGMLGSAAMVAAVSALLADHSQIPVVLDPVLAAGGGAALAGAGLREALVAQLLPRVTAMTPNGPEALALSGADDLRAAGVWLNRYGAEWALISGGHGEEPELENLLFRGEVLRRTFRQARLPHSYHGSGCTLAAALAAGLAHGLTMEDAVARALDFTHACLVHAYPLGKGQYFPDRFFWARRHREGAGWPEITI from the coding sequence ATGGAATCCCGTCATCCGGAAGCGGTGGGTCCTTTGCCCGTCGTTCTAACTATTGCCGGCTCCGATCCCAGTGCGGGTGCGGGCTTGCAGGCCGACCTGCTGACCCTGGCCAGCCTGGGGGTGCATGGCTGCACGGCGGTCACCGCGCTGACCGTTCAGGATTCGGTGAATGTCCGCGGCTACACGCCGGTCGATCCGCGGGATACCATAGCCCAGGCCCGTGCCGTGCTGGAGGACATGTCCGTACAGGTCATCAAGATTGGGATGCTGGGCAGCGCGGCTATGGTGGCGGCGGTGAGCGCGCTGTTGGCGGACCATTCGCAGATTCCCGTGGTACTGGACCCAGTGCTGGCGGCCGGAGGCGGCGCCGCCCTGGCCGGGGCCGGATTGCGCGAAGCCCTGGTGGCACAATTGCTGCCCCGAGTGACCGCCATGACGCCCAATGGCCCGGAAGCGCTGGCCTTGTCGGGCGCCGACGATTTGCGGGCGGCGGGTGTTTGGCTCAACCGCTATGGAGCGGAGTGGGCGCTGATCAGCGGCGGGCACGGCGAGGAGCCGGAACTGGAGAACCTGCTGTTTCGGGGCGAGGTCTTGCGACGCACTTTCCGGCAGGCGCGCCTGCCCCACAGTTACCACGGTTCGGGATGTACCCTGGCGGCCGCGCTGGCGGCGGGTCTGGCACATGGTTTGACCATGGAGGACGCCGTGGCGCGGGCACTGGATTTTACCCATGCCTGTCTGGTCCATGCTTACCCGCTGGGGAAAGGGCAGTATTTTCCGGACCGGTTCTTTTGGGCGCGCAGGCATCGGGAGGGGGCCGGGTGGCCGGAGATAACCATTTGA